The segment ATGCAGACGGAAGACGGGCAGATCACAGAGCCCTATTCTGTTTCGGCAGGATTGGATTATCCTGGGATCGGTCCGGTACATGCCAACTTATCGGTTTCAGGACGTTCCGAAGTATTGGCGGTAACCGATGAAGAAGCGCTTGCTGCGGCATTGGAACTGACCCGTCTTGAAGGGATCATTCCTGCACTGGAGTCGGCTCATGCACTGGGTGTGTTCGGACAAAAAAAATTCCGTCCGGAAGATGTTGTTGTGCTTACACTTTCCGGACGTGGCGACAAAGATATGGATACCTACGTTGAACGATTTACAAAAATGGAAATTTTATGAAAACCAGGATCACAGCAAAAAGGTGCCATCTATTGGCTGACCTGCAAACACCTGTAGGAATTTATCTGAAAGTCAGGGATATGTACCCCCAGTCGGTACTCCTTGAAAGTTCTGATTATCATGCTTCTGATAATAGTTTTTCTTATATCGGTGTTGAACCGATTGCCTGTTTTTCTGTGCAGGATGCAAAAGCGACCATGGAGTACCCCGATGGTAATATCATAATTAAAACGATCGAAGGAGTTAATTCATTAACAGAATTACTGAATGATTTCATATACAGCTTTAGCGTAACAGGCGATACCGACGGGGAAAATGGTTTTTTCGGATACACTGCCTATGATGCGGTGAAGTATTTCGAAGAGGTAACCATCAGGGAAAATGATAGGGAAATGGCGGGAATTCCCGAAATGACCTATCTTTTATATCGTTTTGTGATAGCTGTGAATCACTTACGCAATGAAATGACCATCACCGAGAACATTACCGGAAATGATCCCAGCAAAATGGAAGAGATCATTTCTGTGATCGACAGCCGGAATTTTCCCACTTATGATTTTCAGGCCTGCGGAGCTGTATCTTCTTCGGTTACAGATGACGAGTACAAAGAAATGGTCAACCAGGGGATCAAGCATTGTATGCGGGGAGACGTTTTTCAAATTGTGCTTTCACGACGCTTTAAACAATCTTTTTCAGGGGATGATTTTAAGGTGTACCGTGCACTGCGCTCGATAAACCCGTCACCATACCTGTTCTATTTCGATTTCGGTTCATACCGTATTTTCGGTTCTTCACCGGAGACCCACCTTAAGATCAATGGTCGCATTGCAACAATCGACCCGATTGCAGGGACTTTTTTACGTACCGGGGATGATGAAGAAGACAGGGATCTGGCTCGTAAACTATTGGAAGACCCGAAAGAAAATGCGGAACATGTCATGTTGGTCGATCTGGCACGTAATGACCTGAGCCGGAATGTAAGAAACGTCAATGTTAAGTATTACAAGGATATCCAATTTTATTCCCATGTGATACACATGGTATCACGCGTATGTGGTGAAATAACGCCGGATGCCAATAGAATAAAGGTATTTGCCGATACATTTCCTGCCGGGACGCTTTCAGGAGCGCCGAAAGTACGGGCCATGCAACTGATAAACGATATTGAAAAACACCAACGCAGTATTTATGGAGGATGTATCGGGCATATTGGTTTTGACGGTAACCTGAATCAGGCCATTACTATACGGACTTTTGTCAGTCGTAATAATACCCTGTATTTTCAGGCTGGAGCAGGCATTGTTGCCAAATCTGATCCTGAAAAGGAGTTGCAGGAAGTAAACAATAAACTCGGTGCGTTAAACCGTGCCGTGGATATGGCCAACAAATTTTA is part of the Bacteroidales bacterium genome and harbors:
- a CDS encoding chorismate-binding protein translates to MKTRITAKRCHLLADLQTPVGIYLKVRDMYPQSVLLESSDYHASDNSFSYIGVEPIACFSVQDAKATMEYPDGNIIIKTIEGVNSLTELLNDFIYSFSVTGDTDGENGFFGYTAYDAVKYFEEVTIRENDREMAGIPEMTYLLYRFVIAVNHLRNEMTITENITGNDPSKMEEIISVIDSRNFPTYDFQACGAVSSSVTDDEYKEMVNQGIKHCMRGDVFQIVLSRRFKQSFSGDDFKVYRALRSINPSPYLFYFDFGSYRIFGSSPETHLKINGRIATIDPIAGTFLRTGDDEEDRDLARKLLEDPKENAEHVMLVDLARNDLSRNVRNVNVKYYKDIQFYSHVIHMVSRVCGEITPDANRIKVFADTFPAGTLSGAPKVRAMQLINDIEKHQRSIYGGCIGHIGFDGNLNQAITIRTFVSRNNTLYFQAGAGIVAKSDPEKELQEVNNKLGALNRAVDMANKF